The DNA window CTATCAAACCTCAAGCTTAGCAAACTGAATCATGGAAATCCATGAGATTTCTGTGTATtacaagcaatgaaaaattaaaagcagctgaACGTGATTCCTTGGAGTTCATGGGCTGCATTTTAATGCTTGTTTCACACATGGACtaggtactttttttctttctttttgtttttgttttttctttcttttgtagccCATCTCCAgtgttaatataaatattttggtgttttttccagatGGCAGCACTTGAGAAAGCTACTGGTGATGTTGTGCTCAAGTTTGAACCATTTGTTCTTCACGTGCAGTGTCAAGAGATGCAGGATGCACAGCTTCTGGTAAAATTACATTGAGTAACAGTATCACAATATTGTTCTCTTATATTCTgtgctgcaaaggaaaaagtgtTGGCTCCTGAGCAAGCTCTAGCACTTTAGAATAGTCCCAGATGTGCTATATGTTTAATAACCAAGGTATTAAAAGTAAGctaatgaagaaaacacagctttaaagTGAGTAgagattttgctttccattttaaaatcaaaattactcaACTGCAGCTTGGTTTGCAAGCTGAAGCAGATTGcctgctaaaaagcttttccagcGAGCTCAGGTTGCTTTCATGGGCTGAAAGTGACGGTGTTTGTAGACAGCATTTTGCTGCCAGCCAGGCCATTTGGCTCCTGTGTTGCAGCTCATTAAATAGtacctttgccttctgcttttctagccTGACTCCAGAGAGTAATGCATGATGCGTTTGTTCCTTCATTGATCTAGAAGAGAGCTGATTAGCTGCTTTTATAGCATTGCTGCCCTTCTAGCTGTACAAGAGTAGCATGACTGAGTGCATGGCTACCAGATAATGCAGTGCcgtgcccagagagatggtcaTGTCCCATCTGCAGTGAcgggtttagattggacagtCAGGATTGACTGGAGCTCTCTTAAAACTGCCCACTATTTGTGACACTACATGGGTTtgatcttaaaaacattttactgtAACTATTTTCTTGTATTAATCTGGGGAGATGgtttggaataatttttttgcaaaactgagaCTGAGCTGCATTGCAACCTACTGGGAATTATTCCTTGCTGTGAAAGTGTGTGAGACTTGTTtaaggtatctttttttttcctcagcattcaGTGGCTGTTGATTCTGGGTTCAGGAACTCTGGTATTACAgttggcagaggaggaaaaattatGATGGTAAGGACTTTTCTACTGACCTGTAAGGAATATAACAGAATCCCATCATTACTTGTAGCCTCAGTTTTTTTACAAGCCAAGATCTGTGCTGTAACGTGATTGACTGCTTTCACAGGCCatgctgtagcactgcaaatTCTTTCTGCCTCATTTAACAGCAAACTAACCAATTGTGTGGgagagtggtttttttcctttagtaaatTCCCCATAATATTCAAACaaccttaataaaataaaaaactttattctagagaaatccttctctgtgtgtttttaggCTGTCCGGAGCACTCATTGCTTAGAAGTTCCATTGAGCCACAAGGGGAAACTGATGGTCTCTGAAGAATATATTGAATTTCTGATACATGTAGCTaatcagaaaatggaagaaaacataagGAGGATTGGCAGGTTTGTTGGATTCCACTAGTCCTGTTCATTACATCTaaatctgaaagtgaaaaatgcacaggagagattgtttaaataaaaaaaaaaaaaaacacaaactagACAGCTCTTACAAAGtctaaaatacaatttcaattAATTGTAGGAGCTCCAAAGGCTATAaagtatttaaggaaaaaccTGTAAGCGACATGAGTTTGCAGACTTTGTTATTAAGAGTggtttgagtttcttttctcatgttaACAGCATTTGTTATTCTAACACAGTGGCCATCTCAGCAGAATTCAGGTGGCAATACATGCTTTAAACCACTAAATGCTTTGCATAGTTTGCAAAACTGAGGATTTTTGAGGGTGGTGGAGAGTTACACACAGTACAATTGtgtccagctgaggaagagaaCAGGCAGAAGTGCCAGAGTGCGAGGGACACAGATACTGGTGAGGCACCTATGTATACGTAACCAGAGGAGTTTCTTTTTATATGTCCACTGGGAATCTCTGTAGTGGTTAAAGTTAGCAGTGACTGCTCATAGCAGCAGTCCATCTGATTGCTAATGCTGTCAGTCATTAGACATTTAACCTGATACCGTTTCTAGTTTCTGTAAGGTTAACAGGGTCTTCATGGCACTTGAGTGCCTCCACCACTTGATTGCTAACATCCAGGCATTACAGAGTGGAGTAGCAGGACACGCACAAGGACACGCCCTGGTATTTCTGATTATCCTTCCAGTGTTGGCTAGAACATCTCAATGTCAGtagcaattttcttctcttggcacATTTTGGTGATattacaaaagcatttgtttgttcagttttgCAGATTCTGAGCAAACCTACAAAAATAATACTgacataatttgtttctttctagattCTACAGAAGCTTAGAGTCAGCTTTGCAAACTGCCGCTGGTGCAAATGACTTGCATtctgaggggatggagaggagtcGCTCTGTGTATGT is part of the Phaenicophaeus curvirostris isolate KB17595 chromosome 8, BPBGC_Pcur_1.0, whole genome shotgun sequence genome and encodes:
- the LOC138723197 gene encoding tRNA wybutosine-synthesizing protein 3 homolog: MAAFARRKAQRLARADGSRKGRLDERAAPVLRLLNARDPFCTASSCSGRLVLLQGGAADVNRSEIQKKICTWLMVTHEMCNKDDVMAALEKATGDVVLKFEPFVLHVQCQEMQDAQLLHSVAVDSGFRNSGITVGRGGKIMMAVRSTHCLEVPLSHKGKLMVSEEYIEFLIHVANQKMEENIRRIGRFYRSLESALQTAAGANDLHSEGMERSRSVYVRRRKRKTVHRQRVCPSPKDQHEELEPEDDIENSLDIFADIMI